In Miscanthus floridulus cultivar M001 chromosome 19, ASM1932011v1, whole genome shotgun sequence, the DNA window attaaataggcttaaaaaattcgtctcgtaaattagtcgcaatctgtgtaattagttatttttttaatctatatttaatactctatgcatgtgtccaaacattcgatgggacagggaTTAAAATCTGGactaaggaaccaaacaccccctcagTCTGCTTGTTTGCTAAGGGTGTCTTACCCAATACTGACGTGCTCATCCTTCTGCTGATTCACATTTATTAAATCCCAAAGTTACAGGATTTGCGAATTCTAATATGTTCAATATCTTCTTCTGTTTTCATGACCATGCTTATATGTCATACCTCGGCTAGCCCGCGCAGCTGTGCGGGGGTTCCAACTAGTGTTAATACTATTTGTAAACCTATTCAGGTTTGTAATTGATTAAATCTTGGAAAAAATAAGATGTACGTACAGTTTTTGTAACGGAAGAAGTACCGGTGTAAAGGCCGCGCCTCAGCTCCCATGGTAGGGTACTAGGGGCACGCGGGCCTCGCTGCTCTCCTCCAGTCAGCCCAATTCTGTTGCGTGTACCGGGTCTTGGGCCGCGGCTCCCTCTTTCCCACGTCCCAGACTACCAGAGCGCGAGCTACGCCAGACAGCCAGTTTGTCCATTTACGCCTCACACGGTCACACCTCTCCCACTTCCTATGCTACGCTACGGAGTACGGACCTACTCCGCGAAACCCGTGCACGTCTCGACGAAGAGAAGTGTTTTTTATTCCTCAATACAAATGTAACAACAGTCTATGTACAGTTGCAGGCTACAGGCCTACTACACCGACGAAAGAATCGCCACCGGCCGTCACCATCACGACACTGCCACCGCGTTCTGCCCGGCCTCCAGTTCTTCTTCCGACACCGCCAGAACGTTCTGGTCGATGAAGTTGAACAGCGCGAGCCCCGCGGCCCACACGTCGTCGTCCATCACCCACTCCTCCGGCGAGTGGCTGATGCCGCCGCGGCACCGCACGAACAGCATCCCGATCTGCGACCACACACACAATCCGGAGCGTCAGCATGCCGCGCTGAGCTTCACTCTACAGCGCACTAGTCACCAACCGATTATTCGTCGTCTTCTTACCTTGGTGAGCCTGGCCATCGCCATCGCGTCGTGCCCCGCGCCGCTCATCAGCACGGGCGTCTCGCCGGCCGCCCCCACGGTGCGCCCCGGCATCGCCGACACGGTCGACCGCGCCGCGCGCTTCAGCTGGGACGTTAGCTCCGGGTCACAGTGCGTCGCCGCCGCCGAGTGCTGGTGCCAAACGATACAAGGGTCAGAGTACCTCAATTCGGTATCACAAAATCTACACCGGCAGATATCATGAACCATCATGACACGAAGAATGCTGATTCAGTACTCCATCTCACCTTATGCTCGACTTTGCAATCGACCAGTCTGTCGTCGCATTTCTGGAGAACCAGCCTCGAGAAGCTCGTGACGATAGTCTCCCTCACTTGGTCGTCCATCGCGCGGATGTCCACCGTGAAGTTCACCTGTCGCGGGCACGGCTCCAAGGTTCAGTTCAGCTGACTGATCTGAGCCACCGGTTCATCAGCAGGGCCAAGAGAAGAATCATGCATGGCAAAAGCTTACCTGGCCTGGAATCACGTTGCTCGCGCTTGGCCACGTATTCAGCTCGCCGACGGTGCACACCAGGCCGGCCAGGGATTCCTCGGTGAAGCAGCTGCACTCCTCGTCGTAGGTCAGCAACTTGTTGGGCTCTTTGCAGAGGCGCTCCAGAGTCACAACAAGCTCTGCGGCTGCAACCATCGGATCACGGCGCAATTTCATTGGAACTGTGCCAGCATGCCCTTGCGAACCATCTACTATTAcctagaaaaacaaaaacaaagcgCTGTAACTACTTTCCTTTTCACTTGAAAGTTGGTATAATATATAGGGGACTTGGAAGCAACCCAGAATTGGCAATCACAGTTGTCGCAAGCAGCTTGAATATTTAAATGTCAATGTTAAACTGAATAATCTTGGTGACAACAATGCCTGTCTTCCTGAACATTAACTTATAATTCGGCTTATTcaacttcttttttcagtcggaacagtatttttctctcacaacaattcagccgaacagtgtttttcagccaatttcagccaagcgaacggggcatTTATTGAATGAGATGGATGTTGACTAATACCCTAGGTGTTTCTCTGATTGATTGTTTATCCATTACATGTATACTTGGTGACAGCAATGTCTGTCTTCCTGAACATTAACTAAGACTGGTTCTTGCATCAAAGATGACACATGACATAGGTGTACCATTTATTGAATGAGATGCATGTTGACTACCCCAGGTGTTTCTCTGATTGATTGTTTATCGATTACATGCATACTTGATTAACTTATATTGACCACTCATACTCTTTTCTAAGAGAACACTCATAACTTTTATCTAAAAAAAGAGAACACCCCTAACTATCTTAAATTATTTGATTGCTTACCTGTTGACTGCTGTACTGTCAATTTATGGTTATCTAATATAGTTGGTACTTCTTTTTTCTCAGACACATATAGTTGGCTCTGATACTGATTGTTTTTTAAGGAAAAAAATGACCATAAGCTAGGGAGCCATGCAGCTAGACCATATTTTAGTTTTTGGTTGATGTAGTTCTTGAATAGCGTTTACTTTCACAAGAATAACAGAGAACTCTGATGCACCTTTAATCGTGTCTGTCCTGCAATTCCTTTTACAACACCAAGTGGATAACGAAGGGCTTCCAGGACAGGGCCTTGCTCCAGGTGTACCTACAATTTTAAAAATTATAAGTAttgttttctgttttttttatgaaagtattgttTTCTGTATTACCAGGGGACTACATGAAAAAggcatacaaagacttcataccTCGACATAACTCCCCACAGACTCTGGGTTGTACTTGGCTTGACTAATAGCAGTAGAGGTAGCCTCAAAAGAATTCATTTTCAGAACATCTTGTACTGTAGTACCACTGATGAAATTCAATACAACAAATGAACTGCATCAGAGACAGTTCTGTAAAATAGTTTGGTTGGTTTACACGAAAAAGACAACACCTCTTGTCTGATACTTGTAAAATTGATTCAGGTAGTGTACCAGCTACAGCAGCGCTTCCCAGAAAAGTTGTCTGGAATCTGACGCCCTCCTCATCGCTGAATGCAATGACCTAAGCTTCAACAGCGAAAAATGAGTGCTAGGCTCCGCCATGATGATATTTTCAGATGACGATAATGCAAACTAACTAATGCTGTTTCATAATTTGATATACCCTTCCAGCCATTTTAGCTTAAAGCATTGAATCCACACAGTGAAGAATAAATGATGATTTGATTCAAACCAAAACATGCTGACCTTGATCTATTGATGATGTCAATGCATTTGTTTTGTGTGACTCAAATGCATGACACCACCTGACAGCTTGTGCTTTTTGATTATCAGGATTGCCAGAATAACAAAAGATGAGCCGTGCATAGAAATCTTTTCAAGATCAGTGGGAGGTACGTCGAACTGATTAAAGACACATTATAAAACTAGATTCCTCCTGATTTCTATATAGTATTTCCTGATTATATTCTGATagtactgtcggtgtttcgagttgccaccaataagtaaatttctaatattgcgcgtctggctcggatggtgtgctaagaggacacgaggtttatactggttcggacagaatgtccctacgtccagttcattgctgttgctcgtgttaccagcactgaaagttcgtagtaggggttacaaacgggcgagaaagGGACAGGTCCTAGGTCTTTAATGGAAAGGgtgaacgggtgccgagagctcggtcgttGCTTGGTGGTATATTCGGGGTTCGATGAGTTGATCGGATTCAAGTCTCCTGTGGTGTGTTGCGATGAGTCCCGATGTCCCCTAATGGGacgtcctgctttcccttttataggctaagggaaagcaggggttacagcggagggaaaagaggagaatcagaaggagaagaagtccccCAAGATCGTCGGGTTCTTCTTCTCTtctatgcgggtcccgccgaccctatagacgtcaacagggacagcttcaCGTtgcggccctgtccgtcactggcgccatgtgcaggcgtcgtctgccggtcatggcgctccactccgtcctagcGGACGTTacaggggttaggcagaacaacaccggtacgcccgacgttGTTCCTGACATGAacccccaggtatggcccgtcgtgggTTGCGGgctacatcgaggcgtgccagtctcttccctggcgtcagagctttgacccaggcccatacgcttgaacTTGGAGTGGCTGACGACGGTATGGGcctccgtcgggcgaggcggagtccgcagcctcagggtcgggtgaggcggagtcctcccccagaggccgggcgaggtggagcgcagatccaggggtcgggcaaggcggagcgcagacctaagggtcggacgagacgaagcccgcggcctcggggtcgggcgaggcggagtcctcccccagaggcggaaccagcccttagaggtcgggcggggcggagcccgcagcctcggtgtcgggcgaggcggagtcctcccccagaggccgggcgaggcggagtccgcagcctcggtgtcgggcgaggcggagcccgctccAGAGGTCGAGCGAtgcggagcgcagacccaagggtcgggcgaggcggagtcctcccccagaggccgggcgaggcggagcccgtaacctcggggtcgagcgaggcggagtcctccccgaagggtcgggcaagacggagcgcagacccaagggtcggttggagctgtagtcgcgctcttgactgttcGGAtgtatcaatgttgatggttattagctcctcttcgggtaccttaGTATTAATCCCCGACAAGTACCTTGCAACTTAGCTATCCAATCAGCATATCAAAGTATAATATATAATTAATTGAGTAAAATATAATAGCCCTACACCTGCTAGTGACAATAAAACAATGTGAAATATTCCGATCAAACATCTAAAAGAGTAGATAGACACAAGACACAAACAAGATCAATGTAGAAGTGTCGGATCTACAGGACGCATGTGGCTCATACTGCCACTTGTAGAGAGTGGGAATAGTATAAGGCCATTCACAAGTTGTGGTGGAGCAAAGAAACACGTTAAGATATGATACGATAGTAACATCAGTACTATACTGGAAACACTAGAGAATTCTCTAACCTCCACTGGTCTCGTTAGCCTCTGGAGTTTCCCAGTAACTTTCAAAACCTTCAGTGCTGAGATTGCACAAATAATACCCAAAGATCCATCATACATCCCAGCATCAACGACAGTATCCTGTTTATGCAAAGGGGAAAAAAAGTATCAGTTAGTGGCTTATTGCTATATTGGGTTGCCATCAGAATACTGAAATAACAGAATAGTAATACAAAGGAAAATAGCCTCACCATATGAGATCCAATCAATAAGGCCTCTTTGGTAGAATTTGTCAGCTCAAATCGACCGTGAATATTCCCCATTTGATCAACCCACCTTCACGTTGAACAGAGATGGGTAAGTTAGTCAAGAGCAAAGGGTGAGAAAAGAACTGCAAGCAAAAACACGTACGTCGTAAGTCCAGCATCTTTCATCCAGCTGATGATGACAGCAGTGGCTCTGATAGAAGCTGGACTCAGAAACGTCCTTTCAAGGTAGCCCTCCCCATCAGATATCTGGTTCGAATCAACGCCGTGTCAAAGACTTGCAGACGCACAGCTCAAATGTTAAACTTGATAACCAAAGAACAAGTTGGAAGAAAACGGGTCAAATCCTCGAAACCATAAATCGCTCGCATCGGGTAATTGAGAATTCAGGTAAGCAACGTGAACATTTAGCCACCTCTATGGCGTAACCGCGTAAGGAACTAAGGTTATCTATCCCAGAAATCAAGGCAGGGATATAATATAGAATCAGAACCCAGTAAAAAGATTGAACACTTGATGGAACTTAATTCGTTACAAGATGAAATACTCATCTTCTCCTGAGGGAAAAAGCAAGTTAAGCATCATCAGCTAATGCTCCCGTTCTTATTAAGTGATATTTACTGTTCCTGTGGTGCAGAATCTTAGGATTCAGAAAAAAAGGCTAAGAGAGGTGCAATCTGGAGCAGAGCTCCCCGAATTAAAATCTTGAGTATTTTGGCCGCAGAAATCTGAATACTGTATTTGCGTGTGTGAGAACATGCAGCCGCTAAACAGAACTTGACTGAACTGCGTCTTATCCGGTTTTCCAAGTAACAAACGGCCCAAAACAACCTAACAAGATTCCGCATCCCGAGCTGGAAAAGCGGATCGCGAGAAGGTGAATATTCGAGGAGCTAGCCAGGAACGAACGAATCGATGGATTGGAGGGGCCTGACCTTGCCCAGCTCCTTGAGCCTCAGCACGGTCTCGTCCCTGAGAATCTCCCGGTACAGGCCGTCTCCTCCTCCCAGCTCCGGCAGCCCATCTAATCAGTTTTTGGCAAAAACCCACCGGTGAGGAAACCCAGCTCCAGAAAAACCGTAAAAGATAACGAAGGAAGCGGGCAGGGGCGACGGAATGATGAAGCACCCACCGGCGGTGGCCGCGACTGGAAGCGAGGTGAGGAGGGCGGCGATGGAGGCGAGGAGGATGTGGAGGGGAGAcgggcgctggcgctggcgcagGGGGCGGGAGGAGGAAGGAGCCATTGAATTGAGCCGCGCCGACCGACCGACCGAGGATGTGTGGCGCAGGGGGCTGGTGGCTGGCTGGCTCCTTCCTTCTCCTGCCCACAGGTCACAGCAGTTGTGGACGAGCCGCAAGCTGGATGCTTTTATAAGTGCGCCTGCTTTGGCTGTTGTTGGCTCCTCTGGGCGCCTGACTGTGGGCTCAGTCGCTCACGGTACACATTTTGTGCTAAAACTTTTCTTTTTATGTTAATTGTGCTAACTTGATTCACTGTCGTCGTCGCTGCCACCACAATGTACTCCCTCAGTCCCATAACGAGAAGTGCACTCATCTTGGGACTTGCGCCAACGCCTCCGCTCCTGCTTCCATCCGCGCCATGACTAGGGAAGGAGGAGGCCGCCATAGATGAATTcgtcaaaaaaaagaaaagagctatccaaacaccACTTGAGCATGTTTGGATGAGATTCTAAATTCTAGATTTTAGAGATAAAACTAATCTCCGATGTTTCTTGGATCACATACATGGGTGTTAGAATCCTCTAAGATCCTAGGGAGTTTGGATGAGATTCTAggattttaatattttttttctattcgAATTCTTAAAATCCACGTGGACCACAACGCTACCAAAAGTACTGTAATAATAACAGGCGCGGCACTCCTGCCGTTGTGTCATCTGATAACAGGCGCGGCacacccgcccgcccgcccgctacCCGGTGCCGTGTGTGTCATCTGATGCTGGCGTCCCATTTGGCAAAGCAAGGCAGCCCGTTGGTCACACGGCCCGTCGTCGTCGCCCCGTCGGGTCCTCTTTGGATacgggcaggcaggcaggcaggtgcAGTGCATGCATGCGCACTCACGGGGCAAGACAAGAAAAGGCAAGGACCATGCAAGTCGCAAGTGCGGAAAGGCGTCGGGGCCGGCAGAGAATCTGATGGTTTAAAAACTCTCTCGGCTCTGCTCGCCGACGAGGAATCTGGAATCCAGCGAGGAGCGAGCCACCAAGCAGCCCGCGCAACGAGGTGGCTGGGCCCAGGCCGTCGCTAAccggctgacgggtggggccggTACGATGGCGCGAAGCAAGAGCCCGCCACTGCACTGCAGTGCCTGCTGACGCTGACGTGCGACGGGCATGGACGTGTTGGAGTTGGATTCCGCCGCTGCTGGTATTGCGCTCTGACGTCTTCCTGCGGCCAAAGTTGAGAGCTCACGTCACGGGCCGGGACCGTGACGCCACACGGCATGGACTGCTTGCACTTGTCACTTGCATGCACGCCTGTTGGATTCCTGGCCGGATACCACCGGCGCTAGCTCTACGCGTGACAACAGACGTGAGCGATCGAGAAAGGGAGGAGGCTGTTTCTCTacgttttttctctctttttttcacgTGGCACTATGCATGCCGTGGCCACACACCTGATCGGGACTGACACTGACGACACGTGGATTTATTAGGCGCTCCACTAAGTAGGAGTACATGTTAGCagcctgcccctgcccctgcccctgcccgtgCCTGAGACGGTTGAGGACGACGCGCCGAAAGCCGAAGAGGAGGCTGCTCGGGCCAAGAGACTGCGCCGGTCCAGTACAAGGATTGTTGGCCCAATGTGGCATACCTAGTAAATGTATTAAGTAGCAGCAAGAAGAGAAGGGAGGGTATGGAGGATAAACCCAAAACAAAACTTTGCTTCTGAGAAAATCCGGCCATCACGCCGTTCCCTGCTTGTTCTTGCCGTTCTTCCTTCCAGTACTTTCTCTTTCCAGTAATTTACccttacaattggtatcagatttcTGTTCGAGTCCTGGCCTCCGATCCCCCTCATACCCACTTTACCCGTCTGCAACGCTCTCTGGGAACCATGGAGCCGAATCTCAAGTTGGTCCTGGAGGAGATCCAGAAGTCGAAGGAGGAGTTCGGGCGTCGTTTCGACGAGCACAACGAGCAGTGGCGCTTCGCCGATCTCGAGCTTAGCCGCTCCGCCCGCGACGCCGCCGTCGACAAACGCCTCGACTCCATCGAGCTCGCTGGCGCCGACACGGCGTACACCATCAGCCATCGCGTTGCCGATTTGGAGTCCCTCCGCATCGATCCCCTCCAAAGACGAGCGCGACGACCGCGTCACAGCCCTCGAGGTGGCCGCCACGGACCTCGGTACTTGGCGCCCGGAGATGGAGGCGCTCGTCGACGACCTGCGACTCGAGATGTAGAAGCTCTCCCAAGGTCGCGACTCTAAGGTGTTCGACGTTTTGCCTCAATGGCCTACCGTCGTCGCCTCTTCTTCCTCTGCGCCCAGCGGGCACGACGATGCATCGTCTCACCGGGATGGTGGGTTCAGGACCGGGGCGGTCTGGACTCACGTCCCAGTCATGGGTAAGCAATcagatcctcctcctcctcctcttcatctGCACTCGACACCACAGCTTCCACACCGGCCACCTGCTCCATCGTACCCTTCTCCGCACCTTCCTCCGCATCTGCACCCTTCTCCGCATCAACCGCGTCCACCTCCGCTCTACATACCTGCTCATCCCCCACTTTCG includes these proteins:
- the LOC136525328 gene encoding probable allantoate deiminase isoform X1, producing the protein MAPSSSRPLRQRQRPSPLHILLASIAALLTSLPVAATADGLPELGGGDGLYREILRDETVLRLKELGKISDGEGYLERTFLSPASIRATAVIISWMKDAGLTTWVDQMGNIHGRFELTNSTKEALLIGSHMDTVVDAGMYDGSLGIICAISALKVLKVTGKLQRLTRPVEVIAFSDEEGVRFQTTFLGSAAVAGTLPESILQVSDKSGTTVQDVLKMNSFEATSTAISQAKYNPESVGSYVEVHLEQGPVLEALRYPLGVVKGIAGQTRLKVIVDGSQGHAGTVPMKLRRDPMVAAAELVVTLERLCKEPNKLLTYDEECSCFTEESLAGLVCTVGELNTWPSASNVIPGQVNFTVDIRAMDDQVRETIVTSFSRLVLQKCDDRLVDCKVEHKHSAAATHCDPELTSQLKRAARSTVSAMPGRTVGAAGETPVLMSGAGHDAMAMARLTKIGMLFVRCRGGISHSPEEWVMDDDVWAAGLALFNFIDQNVLAVSEEELEAGQNAVAVS
- the LOC136525328 gene encoding probable allantoate deiminase isoform X2 is translated as MKDAGLTTWVDQMGNIHGRFELTNSTKEALLIGSHMDTVVDAGMYDGSLGIICAISALKVLKVTGKLQRLTRPVEVIAFSDEEGVRFQTTFLGSAAVAGTLPESILQVSDKSGTTVQDVLKMNSFEATSTAISQAKYNPESVGSYVEVHLEQGPVLEALRYPLGVVKGIAGQTRLKVIVDGSQGHAGTVPMKLRRDPMVAAAELVVTLERLCKEPNKLLTYDEECSCFTEESLAGLVCTVGELNTWPSASNVIPGQVNFTVDIRAMDDQVRETIVTSFSRLVLQKCDDRLVDCKVEHKHSAAATHCDPELTSQLKRAARSTVSAMPGRTVGAAGETPVLMSGAGHDAMAMARLTKIGMLFVRCRGGISHSPEEWVMDDDVWAAGLALFNFIDQNVLAVSEEELEAGQNAVAVS